One stretch of Pedobacter riviphilus DNA includes these proteins:
- a CDS encoding alpha-L-fucosidase C-terminal domain-containing protein encodes MKANGDSIYGTRPWKIFGEGPAQEKSPKLSAQGFNEGKGVPFSDKDIRFAVKEKELFATVMAWPAEGSVLISSLAEGSLNYPGKINTVQLLATKENLRFERNSQGLKVYFPANQPQASYANALKIT; translated from the coding sequence ATGAAAGCGAACGGAGACAGTATATATGGCACCCGGCCATGGAAAATTTTTGGAGAAGGACCTGCACAGGAAAAATCACCTAAATTAAGCGCGCAAGGATTTAATGAAGGCAAAGGTGTACCTTTTAGTGATAAAGATATCCGGTTTGCCGTTAAAGAAAAAGAATTGTTTGCTACGGTTATGGCCTGGCCTGCTGAAGGTTCGGTTTTGATTTCCAGTCTGGCCGAAGGATCATTAAATTATCCCGGAAAAATAAACACTGTGCAACTGCTTGCTACCAAAGAAAATTTGCGTTTTGAAAGAAATTCACAAGGTTTAAAGGTTTATTTTCCTGCAAATCAGCCACAGGCTTCCTACGCTAATGCCCTTAAAATTACTTAA
- a CDS encoding alginate lyase family protein, with amino-acid sequence MNQIMLCIAFLSFGCSKPIAAEDTTNLSTGLAPGKQMVATALGRVTTVVHPGMLHSAADFIRMTTKVNAGAQPWLDGWNKLVANGRSAATYVPRPVDTIVRGRAASGRGENYILACQDAAAAYQNALRWKIKGDAACGANAVAIMNAWAVKCKYIDGDSNKQLAAGLQGYQWANAAEIMRGYSGWSAADFAAFKNFMLNVYYPVSSDFLNRHNNTCGTHYWLNWDMSNLCTVLAIGILCDDVAKINYAIDYYQHSGTGTAYIGRVTTATYPNGMDQAQEAGRDQGHATMEVPLFGTFCQMLYNQGQNFFDYNPWSHVNPPLLGVSEYIAAYNINTTNTVPFTTYNNCENSNQTVISSGGRGNIRPGWELVYNYYVKVKGKTATYTTQFAEKVRPEGGGGDYGPNSGGYDQLGFGTLTFSR; translated from the coding sequence ATGAATCAAATCATGCTATGCATCGCATTCCTGTCATTTGGATGCAGTAAACCAATTGCCGCTGAGGATACTACAAATTTGAGCACCGGTCTGGCGCCCGGAAAACAAATGGTTGCTACTGCCCTTGGGCGGGTAACTACTGTTGTACACCCAGGGATGCTTCACTCTGCAGCTGATTTTATCCGAATGACAACCAAGGTAAATGCAGGGGCACAACCCTGGCTGGATGGTTGGAACAAACTTGTAGCTAATGGTCGCTCTGCTGCCACTTATGTACCACGGCCGGTAGATACAATCGTACGTGGAAGAGCAGCAAGCGGAAGAGGAGAAAATTACATTCTGGCATGTCAGGATGCTGCGGCAGCTTATCAAAATGCCTTACGATGGAAAATTAAGGGAGATGCAGCCTGTGGTGCAAATGCCGTAGCCATTATGAATGCTTGGGCAGTTAAATGCAAGTATATTGATGGTGATAGCAATAAACAACTGGCTGCAGGATTGCAAGGGTACCAATGGGCAAATGCTGCAGAAATTATGCGTGGTTACAGCGGTTGGTCTGCAGCAGATTTCGCCGCTTTTAAAAATTTCATGCTTAATGTATATTATCCGGTTTCGAGCGATTTTTTGAACAGGCATAACAACACCTGCGGTACCCATTACTGGCTTAACTGGGATATGTCTAACTTATGCACGGTGTTAGCTATTGGCATTCTTTGTGATGATGTGGCCAAGATTAATTATGCTATAGATTATTACCAGCACAGTGGAACCGGTACCGCCTACATCGGAAGGGTAACAACAGCAACTTATCCTAATGGTATGGATCAGGCACAGGAGGCTGGAAGAGATCAGGGCCATGCTACAATGGAGGTTCCCCTTTTCGGAACCTTTTGCCAGATGCTGTATAATCAGGGCCAGAACTTTTTTGATTATAACCCCTGGAGCCATGTTAATCCGCCACTTTTAGGGGTTAGCGAATACATAGCCGCCTATAATATCAATACAACCAATACTGTTCCCTTTACCACCTATAATAACTGCGAAAATTCAAATCAAACGGTTATCTCAAGTGGTGGTAGGGGTAACATCCGCCCGGGATGGGAGCTGGTTTACAATTATTATGTGAAGGTAAAAGGTAAAACAGCTACGTATACGACCCAATTCGCCGAAAAAGTACGGCCTGAGGGTGGAGGCGGAGACTATGGGCCAAATAGTGGGGGCTATGATCAGCTAGGCTTTGGGACCTTGACCTTTTCCCGTTAA